The following proteins are encoded in a genomic region of Enterocloster clostridioformis:
- a CDS encoding YhcH/YjgK/YiaL family protein, with the protein MLATSIDLIQKYDYLEEKFKKGYEFLRKTDLKALPLGRADIDGDEVFASVQEYTTMPADTCKYESHNRYFDIQYVVEGQEQLGYVKRAGLLEDAPYNEADDIVFFKEPEQGGTILLEAGDCAVVAPEDAHKPRCVAGAPCKVRKIVVKVRV; encoded by the coding sequence ATGCTGGCCACAAGTATTGATTTAATCCAGAAATATGATTACCTGGAAGAAAAATTCAAAAAAGGCTATGAGTTCTTAAGAAAAACGGATTTAAAGGCGCTGCCCCTGGGCCGCGCTGACATTGACGGGGATGAGGTCTTTGCTTCGGTGCAGGAATATACCACCATGCCCGCGGATACCTGCAAGTATGAGTCCCACAACCGGTATTTTGATATACAGTATGTGGTGGAAGGCCAGGAGCAGTTGGGCTACGTCAAACGCGCGGGGCTTTTGGAGGATGCTCCTTACAATGAGGCGGACGATATTGTGTTTTTTAAGGAACCGGAGCAGGGCGGGACCATCCTCCTGGAGGCTGGGGACTGCGCCGTGGTAGCCCCTGAGGACGCCCACAAGCCCAGATGCGTTGCAGGCGCGCCCTGTAAGGTGCGTAAGATTGTAGTGAAGGTCAGGGTTTAG
- a CDS encoding patatin-like phospholipase family protein, giving the protein MGYGLALAGGGTRGAAHVGVFKALVEAGLRPDAVAGASAGGIVAGLIASGMPVSQMEQAVLHLEKHGGDYLDPDYSGLLAFMPQLLAGKGVSLSGLIKGDKLLDYFFQLTGRRHMDETVLTLVIPAVDLVSGNTICFTNSDQVREMERVTWEWNGYLCEAMMAGASVPAIFAPRKVGRYLLVDGGVTDILPVNLLQAAGIQDVLAVDIAGDYEAPSDRSVMEVASHSFSIMSGRLKECASAGEMLLKPPLSPKAGLLTFEQMGGCMEQGYEYTRKMLPRIRKALNRM; this is encoded by the coding sequence ATGGGATATGGATTGGCACTGGCAGGCGGCGGAACCAGAGGAGCGGCCCATGTGGGGGTGTTTAAAGCCCTTGTGGAGGCGGGACTGCGCCCTGATGCAGTGGCCGGAGCCAGCGCAGGGGGAATTGTGGCAGGGCTGATCGCTTCCGGAATGCCCGTGTCACAAATGGAACAGGCAGTGCTTCACCTTGAGAAACACGGAGGTGATTATCTGGACCCGGATTACAGCGGCCTGCTGGCATTCATGCCTCAGCTGCTGGCCGGAAAGGGTGTAAGCCTGTCCGGCCTTATTAAAGGAGATAAGCTGCTGGATTATTTTTTTCAGCTGACCGGCCGGAGGCATATGGATGAGACTGTGCTTACGTTGGTCATACCGGCAGTGGACCTGGTCAGCGGAAATACCATCTGCTTTACAAACAGCGACCAGGTACGGGAGATGGAGCGCGTGACATGGGAATGGAACGGATATCTGTGTGAAGCCATGATGGCCGGAGCCAGTGTGCCTGCCATATTCGCTCCCAGGAAGGTGGGGCGGTATCTTCTGGTGGACGGAGGCGTCACGGATATACTGCCGGTAAATCTTCTGCAGGCAGCCGGTATCCAGGATGTGCTGGCGGTGGACATCGCAGGGGACTATGAAGCCCCTTCGGACCGTTCCGTCATGGAGGTGGCTTCCCACTCCTTTTCCATCATGAGCGGCCGCCTGAAGGAGTGCGCTTCCGCTGGGGAGATGCTGCTGAAGCCTCCCTTAAGTCCAAAGGCAGGTCTTCTGACCTTTGAACAGATGGGAGGATGTATGGAACAGGGCTATGAGTACACCAGGAAAATGCTTCCCCGGATACGCAAAGCCCTTAATAGAATGTGA
- a CDS encoding DEAD/DEAH box helicase, which translates to METVKFDELQLDERIIRAITEMGFEEASPIQAQAIPVAMEGRDMIGQAQTGTGKTAAFGLPLLQKVDPKVKKLQAIVLLPTRELAIQVAEEMRRFAKFMHGVKVLPIYGGQDIVKQIRSLKDGTQVIVGTPGRVMDHMRRKTIKADHVLTVVLDEADEMLNMGFLEDMETILSQLPEERQTLMFSATMPQAIAEIARKFQKDPVTVRVIKKELTVPKVTQYYYEVKPKNKVEVMSRLLDMYAPKLSIVFCNTKRQVDDLVQELQGRGYFAEGLHGDLKQVQRDRVMDSFRNGRTDILVATDVAARGIDVGDVEAVFNYDIPQDDEYYVHRIGRTGRAGREGKAFSLVMGKEVYKLRDIQRYCKTKIIPQAIPSLNDITEIKVEKILDQVQEVLNDTDLTKMVNIIEKKLMEEDYTSMDLAAALLRMSMGDESEDIIDSFETARSLDELDSFGRGSSRGRGRERSSYGNRRKGATDRAAVDYVLGEGDEKMARLFINIGKAQRITPGDILGAVAGESGIPGRMVGSIDMYDGYTFVDVPGRYADDVLKAMAHAKIKGKNIHVEKANTNRR; encoded by the coding sequence ATGGAGACAGTTAAGTTTGACGAGTTACAATTAGACGAGCGGATTATCCGCGCCATCACAGAGATGGGGTTTGAAGAGGCATCGCCGATTCAGGCTCAGGCCATTCCGGTAGCCATGGAGGGACGGGACATGATTGGCCAGGCACAGACCGGAACAGGCAAGACAGCCGCCTTCGGTCTGCCTCTTCTTCAGAAGGTGGACCCGAAGGTGAAGAAGCTTCAGGCTATCGTGTTGCTTCCTACCAGGGAGCTGGCCATCCAGGTGGCGGAGGAGATGCGCCGTTTTGCAAAGTTCATGCACGGTGTGAAGGTGCTGCCTATATACGGCGGCCAGGATATCGTAAAGCAGATCCGTTCCTTAAAGGACGGAACACAGGTTATCGTGGGAACACCGGGCCGTGTCATGGACCATATGAGAAGGAAGACGATAAAGGCTGACCATGTTCTCACTGTGGTGCTGGATGAAGCGGATGAGATGCTGAATATGGGATTCCTGGAGGATATGGAGACTATCTTAAGTCAGCTGCCTGAGGAGCGCCAGACGCTGATGTTCTCAGCCACCATGCCCCAGGCCATTGCGGAGATTGCCAGGAAGTTCCAGAAGGATCCGGTGACGGTTCGCGTGATTAAGAAGGAGCTGACCGTGCCTAAGGTGACCCAGTACTATTATGAGGTTAAGCCGAAGAACAAGGTGGAGGTTATGAGCCGTCTGCTGGATATGTATGCGCCGAAGCTTTCCATTGTGTTCTGCAATACAAAGCGTCAGGTGGATGACCTGGTGCAGGAGCTGCAGGGAAGAGGATATTTTGCGGAAGGACTTCATGGAGATTTAAAGCAGGTCCAGCGTGACCGTGTCATGGACAGCTTCCGTAACGGGCGCACCGACATTCTGGTGGCCACGGATGTGGCTGCGAGGGGCATAGATGTAGGGGATGTGGAAGCTGTGTTCAATTATGATATTCCTCAGGATGACGAGTACTACGTACACCGCATCGGCCGTACCGGCAGAGCGGGAAGGGAAGGGAAGGCATTCAGCCTTGTTATGGGCAAGGAGGTCTATAAGCTCAGGGATATCCAGCGTTACTGCAAGACTAAAATCATTCCTCAGGCCATTCCGTCTTTAAATGATATCACGGAAATCAAGGTGGAGAAGATTCTGGACCAGGTGCAGGAAGTGTTAAATGACACGGATCTGACCAAGATGGTGAACATCATTGAGAAGAAGCTTATGGAGGAGGATTATACCTCCATGGATTTGGCCGCGGCCCTTCTCAGGATGAGTATGGGAGACGAGAGCGAAGACATCATCGACAGCTTTGAGACAGCCCGTTCTCTCGATGAACTGGACAGCTTTGGACGGGGAAGCAGCCGCGGCAGAGGCCGTGAGCGCAGCTCCTACGGAAACCGCCGCAAGGGAGCAACGGACCGCGCTGCTGTGGATTACGTGCTGGGCGAAGGGGACGAGAAGATGGCAAGACTGTTCATCAACATCGGCAAGGCCCAGAGAATCACCCCAGGAGACATTCTGGGAGCGGTTGCCGGGGAATCAGGAATTCCGGGACGCATGGTGGGAAGCATTGACATGTATGACGGATATACCTTTGTGGATGTGCCGGGACGCTATGCCGATGATGTGCTGAAGGCCATGGCCCATGCCAAGATTAAGGGAAAGAATATTCACGTGGAAAAAGCCAATACTAACAGAAGATAA
- a CDS encoding alpha/beta fold hydrolase, which translates to MVKVNRKEAEPMKEGYVDNSFASLYYKEMGQGMPLIMLHGNGESHEIFARLSELMSRYYRVILMDSRGHGSSLMRGDAARGELTIPDMAADVVQVMEFLHVPRAVILGFSDGANVALETASCYPGRVSAVVAVSGNALPRGMSTASLLEVKLKYALWRGLEKVPLPRGVRDKAVKSRQLFGLMARWPRLDKEKLSCIQAPVLILTGRGDMIRPRHSLWMGEQIPDSKVVFVKGADHFTLLKKEKAYGAHIMAWLRERGL; encoded by the coding sequence ATGGTGAAGGTCAACAGGAAGGAGGCTGAGCCAATGAAGGAAGGATATGTGGACAACAGTTTTGCTTCCCTTTATTATAAGGAAATGGGCCAAGGGATGCCTCTCATCATGCTCCACGGCAATGGTGAGAGCCACGAGATATTTGCCAGGCTGTCAGAGCTTATGAGCCGGTATTACAGGGTGATTCTCATGGACAGCAGGGGCCATGGGTCCTCTCTTATGAGGGGAGATGCTGCCAGGGGAGAGCTGACCATCCCGGATATGGCGGCGGATGTGGTTCAGGTCATGGAATTCCTCCATGTGCCCAGGGCAGTGATACTGGGATTCAGCGACGGGGCAAACGTGGCCCTGGAGACGGCCAGCTGTTATCCGGGACGTGTGTCCGCCGTGGTGGCAGTCAGCGGAAATGCCCTGCCCAGAGGCATGAGCACTGCCTCGCTGTTGGAGGTGAAATTAAAATACGCCCTGTGGCGCGGTCTGGAGAAGGTACCGCTGCCGCGGGGCGTCAGGGATAAGGCGGTTAAAAGCCGCCAGCTGTTCGGCCTTATGGCCAGATGGCCCAGGCTGGACAAGGAGAAGCTGTCCTGCATCCAGGCGCCGGTCCTGATTCTTACGGGCCGCGGGGATATGATCCGCCCCCGCCACTCCCTGTGGATGGGGGAACAGATTCCCGATTCAAAGGTGGTGTTTGTCAAGGGAGCGGACCATTTTACCCTTCTTAAGAAGGAAAAGGCATATGGGGCCCACATTATGGCCTGGCTCAGGGAACGGGGGCTTTAA
- a CDS encoding DUF362 domain-containing protein encodes MEKNDIFIIHGTDYKNMAKRVLEQAGVAADIGDTNKKVALKPNLVTAKAPSSGATTHGELLAGVIEYLQEHGFQNITIMEGSWVGDHTEDAFRAAGYHQVCSRYGVPFVDLQRDTWKEYDAGGIKIKLCDKAAAVDYMINMPVLKGHCQTTVTCALKNNKGVIPNSEKRRFHTLGLHKPIAHLNTIARNDFILVDNICGDLDFEEGGNPVVMNRVLGFKDPVLCDAFVCDCMGYSVDDVPYITMARNLGVGSTDTAHANMIYLNRATEAHSKFRMTRRVQHLAAYTAPENACSACYGSLIYALDRLNDMGYLRKGLPPVCIGQGYKGQEGAIGVGQCTSCFAKTLGGCPPKAADIVEFLSNQWQ; translated from the coding sequence ATGGAAAAGAATGATATCTTCATCATACACGGAACCGATTACAAAAACATGGCTAAGCGGGTCCTGGAACAGGCGGGCGTGGCGGCAGATATTGGTGATACAAATAAAAAGGTGGCATTAAAGCCCAATCTGGTGACTGCCAAGGCGCCCTCCAGCGGAGCCACCACCCACGGCGAACTGCTGGCCGGTGTCATAGAATACCTCCAGGAACACGGCTTTCAAAACATCACCATCATGGAGGGTTCCTGGGTCGGAGACCACACGGAAGACGCCTTCCGGGCCGCAGGATACCATCAGGTGTGCAGCCGGTACGGCGTACCCTTCGTGGATTTGCAGCGCGATACCTGGAAGGAATACGATGCGGGAGGAATAAAAATCAAGCTGTGCGACAAGGCAGCTGCCGTGGATTACATGATAAACATGCCCGTGCTGAAGGGACACTGCCAGACCACCGTGACCTGCGCCCTGAAAAACAACAAGGGCGTGATTCCCAACTCGGAAAAGCGCCGCTTCCACACCCTGGGGCTTCACAAGCCCATTGCCCACCTAAACACCATTGCCCGCAACGACTTCATCCTGGTGGACAATATCTGCGGTGATTTGGATTTTGAGGAGGGAGGCAATCCCGTGGTCATGAACCGTGTGCTGGGCTTTAAAGATCCGGTGCTCTGCGACGCCTTTGTATGCGACTGCATGGGCTACTCGGTGGACGATGTGCCTTACATAACCATGGCCCGGAACCTGGGTGTGGGAAGCACGGACACGGCCCATGCCAACATGATTTATCTGAACAGGGCAACAGAGGCCCACAGCAAATTCCGCATGACCAGGCGCGTACAGCACCTGGCCGCCTACACGGCCCCGGAGAATGCGTGCAGCGCCTGCTACGGTTCCCTTATATATGCCCTGGATCGTCTCAACGACATGGGATATCTGAGAAAGGGCCTGCCTCCTGTGTGCATCGGCCAGGGCTACAAGGGACAGGAGGGCGCCATCGGCGTGGGCCAATGTACCTCCTGCTTTGCCAAAACCCTGGGCGGCTGCCCGCCTAAAGCAGCGGATATCGTGGAGTTTTTGAGCAATCAATGGCAATAG
- the ybaK gene encoding Cys-tRNA(Pro) deacylase, with translation MVKTNVMRLLDAAHIAYKTGTYEVDENDLSGSHAADLMGVDHDRMYKTLVLKGEKKGYLVCCIPVDEELDLKKAARAAGEKKVEMIHVKDMLGITGYIRGGCSPVGMKKHFPTYIEEMAQLYDTVMVSAGQRGVQVTLSPEDLRSYVEGQFVSLV, from the coding sequence ATGGTTAAGACAAATGTGATGCGTCTGTTGGACGCGGCTCATATAGCGTATAAGACAGGGACCTATGAGGTGGATGAAAACGACCTTTCCGGCAGCCACGCCGCAGATCTTATGGGGGTGGACCACGACCGGATGTATAAGACCCTGGTGCTGAAGGGGGAAAAAAAGGGATACCTGGTGTGCTGTATTCCTGTGGATGAGGAGCTGGACCTTAAGAAGGCTGCCAGGGCCGCGGGGGAGAAGAAAGTGGAGATGATTCATGTAAAGGATATGCTGGGAATCACCGGCTACATACGCGGCGGGTGTTCTCCTGTCGGCATGAAGAAGCATTTCCCCACTTATATAGAAGAAATGGCCCAGCTTTACGACACCGTTATGGTCAGCGCGGGACAGAGAGGCGTACAGGTCACCCTGTCGCCGGAGGATTTGAGAAGCTATGTGGAGGGGCAGTTTGTTTCCCTTGTTTAA
- the cdd gene encoding cytidine deaminase: MERKALIRTALDGLGRSYAPYSHFHVSAALLCRDGKVYTGNNIENAAYSPGICAERCAFAKAVSEGEREFEAIVICGGPDGKAGDYCPPCGVCRQVMREFCKPDSFCIILAKSAEEYREYTLAQLLPESFGPDHLGGV, from the coding sequence TTGGAGAGAAAAGCATTGATACGGACAGCACTGGACGGTCTTGGGCGCTCCTATGCGCCTTATTCCCATTTTCATGTATCGGCAGCCCTGCTTTGCAGGGATGGGAAGGTGTACACAGGCAACAACATAGAGAATGCAGCATACAGTCCCGGTATCTGCGCGGAGCGGTGCGCCTTTGCGAAGGCAGTGAGCGAGGGTGAGAGGGAGTTTGAGGCCATTGTCATATGCGGGGGTCCTGATGGAAAGGCCGGGGATTACTGTCCGCCCTGCGGAGTGTGCCGGCAGGTCATGCGGGAGTTCTGTAAACCGGATTCATTTTGCATTATCCTGGCTAAAAGCGCGGAGGAATACCGGGAATATACTCTGGCCCAGCTGCTTCCGGAGAGCTTTGGACCGGACCATTTGGGAGGTGTGTGA
- a CDS encoding pyrimidine-nucleoside phosphorylase → MRMYDLIEKKKRGGSLSAEEIAYMVREFVAGDIPDYQMSAMLMAVYFKGMDDREITDLTLEMAHSGDMVDLTPIEGIKADKHSTGGVGDKTTLVTGPIVAACGVKVAKMSGRGLGHTGGTVDKLESIPGFKTAIPRDEFFRIVNENGLALIGQSGNMVPADKKLYALRDVTATVDSIPLIASSIMSKKLAAGSDCIVLDVKTGSGAFMKSLEDSISLAREMVSIGTLAGRRCCALITNMDVPLGHAIGNSLEMEEAIETLKGRGPEDLTCVSLELAANMLHMAGKGDMEQCRKLAKGAMKDGSALKCLKSMVESQGGDGRYVEHPDLFAKAPLSREVRAPEAGCITHMDTEGIGVASVMLGAGRNKKEDTIDYSAGILLRKKYGDRVEAGETMAVLYASHEELFGPAAEKFLASCTLGKQKPEPEPLIFARVSDAGVERGTIEEKIP, encoded by the coding sequence ATGAGAATGTATGACCTGATTGAAAAGAAGAAACGGGGCGGTTCTCTTTCCGCGGAGGAGATTGCCTATATGGTGCGTGAATTCGTGGCCGGAGACATTCCCGACTATCAGATGTCAGCCATGCTGATGGCCGTTTATTTTAAGGGCATGGATGACCGGGAGATAACAGATCTGACACTGGAGATGGCGCATTCCGGGGACATGGTGGATTTGACGCCCATAGAGGGAATCAAGGCGGATAAACACAGCACCGGCGGCGTGGGGGATAAGACGACCCTGGTGACAGGCCCCATTGTGGCTGCCTGCGGCGTCAAGGTGGCCAAGATGAGCGGACGGGGCCTGGGACACACCGGAGGAACCGTGGATAAGCTGGAGAGCATTCCAGGGTTTAAGACTGCCATACCAAGGGACGAATTTTTCCGTATTGTCAATGAAAACGGCCTGGCCCTTATCGGCCAGTCGGGAAACATGGTGCCGGCGGATAAAAAGCTTTATGCCCTGCGGGATGTGACGGCCACCGTGGACAGCATTCCCCTTATCGCCTCGTCCATCATGAGCAAAAAACTGGCGGCCGGCAGCGACTGCATTGTCCTGGATGTAAAGACGGGAAGCGGCGCTTTCATGAAATCCCTGGAGGATTCCATCAGCCTGGCCCGGGAGATGGTTTCCATCGGAACCCTGGCCGGACGGCGCTGCTGCGCCCTCATAACCAATATGGACGTACCGCTGGGCCATGCCATCGGCAATTCCCTGGAGATGGAGGAAGCCATTGAGACCCTGAAGGGCCGCGGACCGGAGGATTTGACCTGTGTATCCCTGGAACTGGCTGCAAACATGCTTCACATGGCAGGAAAGGGGGATATGGAGCAGTGCAGGAAGCTTGCCAAAGGCGCTATGAAGGACGGAAGTGCCCTTAAGTGCCTTAAATCCATGGTTGAGAGCCAGGGCGGGGATGGCCGTTACGTGGAACATCCGGATCTTTTTGCGAAGGCGCCCCTGAGCCGGGAGGTAAGGGCTCCTGAGGCAGGCTGTATCACTCATATGGATACAGAGGGAATCGGAGTGGCATCCGTGATGCTGGGAGCCGGCAGGAATAAGAAGGAGGATACCATTGATTACAGCGCAGGCATCCTTCTGCGGAAAAAGTATGGGGACCGTGTGGAAGCAGGAGAGACCATGGCAGTCCTTTACGCCTCTCATGAGGAACTGTTTGGACCGGCAGCGGAAAAATTCCTGGCCTCCTGTACCCTGGGAAAACAGAAACCGGAACCGGAGCCCCTTATATTTGCAAGGGTTTCTGACGCAGGTGTGGAAAGAGGGACCATCGAGGAAAAAATTCCATAA